From Triticum aestivum cultivar Chinese Spring chromosome 7B, IWGSC CS RefSeq v2.1, whole genome shotgun sequence:
ccgagatccgccggttttgacaccgacaccctccctccctcccttcctccctctctctctctctctccctaaatTTGAGATAAATTATGGCCAAAATTCACAAACTTAGTTCATACATTGGTACATCATTAGTTCATACATTTGCAAGCTCGAAGTGCACAACATAAATTGGTACAAACTCCAGCTAAATTCTCTAAAATAACATCTTCAATGCAAGCATACAAAAACTACAACCACAAGGGTTGTAGCTAACTGACACCAATAGCCACTTATCTTTAGTTTGAAGCTGGGTTTTCATTATTTTCATCTTCATCTAGTATTTTTCCTTCACATCAGCCACATGTAATTACAGTTGCATCTTCTCCTCCACTGCCATGATCTTCTCCTTGATAAGACGTGCATTCTTTCATATGCCTCACAAGTGGGGGGCGGGTTCCACTATATTTCATAACGGAACAACATTCAAAATACAAACTAATGTTCTGGTCGTCAACCCCAAGCGAACAACAAGACATGCATTTCAACTGTAATCTTATTCTATTCTTTCACTAATTTATTCAATGATAACGGATTAACAAGGGCCTCATTCTCCACAATGCTCAATGCCTTCGATGTACATTGTAACTTCCTCCGATACAAGATCTAGGTACATGTCATCCTATCAATTGGAGAAAAAATATAGATCAATTTCATCCATGCACTTAAAACCCACAAACTCCTCAATCCCTAGTTCCTAAATAAGGAAATGTCTAACGAGAGCAATCAGCTTACCTTAGGTACATCTATTGCGTCAGATTGAGGATCCCGAAAATATGCTTGACTCGTCACTGGAGATCGCAGGATTCGCGTGCATCATTGACGACGACCACGATGCGTCGCCACGTTAgataagagagagagggagagagagagagagagagagaaagagaaagagagagagatttaTGGAGGGGATAGATATTCTGGTGTTCGCCATGTGGGATCCCTCACCTTTGAGGTCGCGGACGAGAGTTTGGTGTGCcgtgtggagagagagagagagagagagagagagagagagattgtgtCATTGCCACATTAGCATGGACCGGGTCAAAACCAGGCTAAGTTAGCAGCAATACTCGGTCAACCGAGAGGAGAGAAGATAAGGGGCAAACCCTATTTGGCGCGCAAGGCGCCAAATACAAGCTTAATCATTCCCGGTGTACACCCCCTCGTCCGATCTCCTTCATAGCGGGCCAACCCATCTCACATCCATTCGAGGCTCGTTTTTAGAAGCCCCTCCTGATTTTGGGAAGCTTCTAGAAACTTCCcaacctttttttttcttttatgtttttttctAGTTTCACTCTTTTTTGtccttttttaatttttcttttttgttgtttttctaaattcatgaactttttgttCAAACTCGTTAACTTTCTCCAAATTCAGGAGCTTCATTTTAACTTCatgtgtttttttttcaaatttatgatttttgaaaaaatcatgaactttctgctattcatgaacttttctcaaattcataaaCGTTTCTGTATTTGTGaattattttcaaattcatgactCATTTTTgtatttgtgaactttttccaaaaaaattaaagTCAGCGTCCAATGCGGTCAAAATATTCAGTGGTCAAGGATCAAGCGGACAATAGACAACTGGTCGAGTGAGCCTGTAGTGCGAAGCAAGTGACCGTTCTTAAGGGGCTGGCCCAACCGACCTTGCCCGTGAGCGCGGGCTGGCAAACTGGCGCATAACGGCATAAGGCACCGTATAGGAGGTCTCATGGTACTATCGTGCTCTACCATGTTGCATACTCCTCAAAGTTTTACTCCCTCCCCAATGAACTGCAAAACCATCTTATATTTAAGTACATAGATAAAGAGGTCTCTGGTAGGGGAATGATGGAATTCCTGGTTACACTTTGTGAGAAGGTTGATGGACGTTCAACTCTCAGATCAAGGAGATACATTGAACTAGAAGTTAACGGGTAATGGAGTGTTTACGGTCTAGTCAAATCGATGTACTTAGAACTCATTAACTCTGGCCCAATCCCAAGATCGATACACATTTGGAAAGTTAAGGTTCCCTTACGAATTAAtttttttatgtggtttgtacacaagCAAGTGATCCTTACCAAAGATAACTTATTAAAGCGGCGATGGGTAGGCAGTTCACGATGTTGCTTTTGTGTTCACGATGAAACAATCCAACACCTATTTCTTGATTGCCCTCTCGTGAAGTTTTGGAGGTCTGTTCATATAGCCTTTAATATTATTCCTCTTGTTAGCATTGACGCGTTGTTTGAGACGTGGCTAAATGAAGTGATTCCTCATATTGTGTcaagtattcggattggaatatgcgtACTTCTTTGGGCTAATAGAACcgcaggaatgatatgatttttaacaggcTTTCTATTATTAacttcttgcaggttatcttcagggctacgacatggatccgtacgtggtcgttactcactcctaTGGGCTCCAGAGAGCAGCTGACAACTAGGTGCAACCGCTGGAAGACAGGGGCGGAGCCATGATTTGGGTATAGGGGGGCCAAGCCACGTTGACTAAAGAATAGTGATCACCGCAGAAAAAAGGTACCATAATACTATTAATAACTAGTTGTTTCTTTACGTCAATAACTAGATGTTTTGCTATATTTCAATGAGGTTTTGAttgtatgaaacatgaatatttaAAATATTAATGATTTCACGAGTAGTTAACCTGCTTGCTAGCAATTTCCTTTCAATATATATTATCCTATAGCTTCGAAGCAAGTCATCCCCACTGAACTAGGATTGGTAAAAAATGCACATTAGCCATGTTAACAGTATTACTAGTCAAGAACTCGAAACAAGATACTtcttccattccaaaataagtgtcgcagacTCAGTACAACATTAtactaaagttgtactaaatcagttacacttattttgagacgaagggagtacttCAAAAGGGAATTAATCTTTATGGTGTTTGCAGCTCTTTTGTCTTCATGACCACATCAGAAATCAAACAATGAAAATAAATTGAAACTAATTAGAATCATAAATCACACCATCAATCGAAATAACATAAAAACGAATGTACAATTTCAAGctaattttttaaaataatacattttttattaatttgcacaaatattacgccgatatttttattttcaaaaataaaatcCTATCAGCCAGCAGCAGGCTGATTGGCCTCCTGTCAGCCTACAGATGGCTGATAGGCGAGTCTGCCAGGAGGTGGTGACCCTGTCGGCCAGTGGTGGGCTGATTGGGTCATGTCGGCCTATCTCGGCTcacctagttttttttaataacGATAGACAAGTATTACGCATCAACTTAACATATCCGCACTACTAAATATTCGACATGTATATATATTCGGAATATTAACGGTCTACAAAAATTCACACGCCTGCAAAAATATTACAAATATTTGCGGGAGCAACTACAAATACTGACACACCTAAATATTTCACATCCACATATAGTATGGATTAGTACGAAATATTGACGGAGCAATTAAAAAAATTCacacacatacaaatatattacgaatatttgcaggagcaactacaaatattgacagattTAAATGTTTGATATCTACATATATTTTGAATATTGCCGGAGCAACTTCAAATACTGACACACCAAAATATTTCACATCCACATATAGTACGGATTATTACGAAATATTGACGGAGCAACTAAAAAAATTCACACACGTACAAATATATTACAAATATTTGCGggagcaactacaaatattgacagattTAAATGTTTGACATCTACATATATTTTGGATATTTCCGGAGCAACTTCAAATATTGACACACCTAAATACTTCACATCCACATATAGTACGAATTATTACGGAATATTAACGGGACAACTAAAAAAATTCAATCAGCTCACAGTTGGCCAACAGGACACAATCAGCCCACAGCTGGCCGACAGGTTCACCACCTCCTGGTCGACTGGCCTATTAGCCATCTGTAGGTCGATAGGAGGCCAATCAACCCGCGGTTAGCCGACTAGGGCCAATCGGCCTGCTGTTGGCTGATTCGATAttattttctaaaaataaaaatatcGGCATAATATTCGTACAAATTAattaaaaatgtattatttaaaaaaaatagccaATTTCAACACGTTCCCTCTgttttttttagtctgcatataaaatttggtcTAAGTCAAACTTgattaactttgactaagtttatagaaaaaaatatcaagattcacaatatgagatcaatattattagatgcatcatgaaattttattcTCATACCATATAAATTTAGCAttatagatgttaatatttttttctataaagttggtcaaactttacaaagtttgactatgACCAAATcgtatatgcagactaaaaaacaaAGGGAGTACAAGATTAGAGATGATAGGGATCAGTAGATAGAGTAGTTCTCGATATATAGTGTCAATCTTTGGGCTGATCCCCTAGAGGATGGACAGAGCCAAGTTTTGCGTCAACAACGGGTCCTCAACGCGATTTTGGTTGGACCACTGGTTTGGCATGGAACCCTTGTGGAAAAGTCATTCCTTAGCCTACCAGCTAGCTACTAACGTTGATATCCTAGTGGCAGACGTGCTGCGCACCAATCCGCCTGCGGTCTCCTTCAAAAGACCCCTTCTTGCTATCGAACGAGCTTGTTGGGACGGGCTCGTTGCTGACATGGAGGGAGTGACCCTCCGCCCTGAGGCCGACTCGTTTTCCTGGGCTCTCTCGCGATCGGGGATGTTTACCGTCCAATCCTTGTACAACAAACTGACCGAGGGACCGGCCCTGCATatagctagggggctatggaaaGCTTCCATTCCCCTTAAAGATCAAAATCTTCTTGTGACAGATGTCTCGCGATCGCCTGCCCTCCTCCAATAATATCGCTCGAAGGAATGGGCCCTCCAACGGCTCTTGCGTGCTATGTGGACACCATGAAGATGCCAATCACATATTCTTCAACTGTCACCTCGCTCGCTTTGCTTGGAGTGCGGTTAGGGAGGCGTTCGGTCAGAACTGAAATCCCTGCTCTGCCTCGGACCTGCGCGTTATGCTAGGCGCTCATAGGGGTGGTTTCGGCCGTGTCTTATGGAGATGCGTGGGAGCTATGCTTTGGTCTATTTGGACCACTCGCAATAAGATGACTATCGAGCATAAATTTCCTTCTCACCCGGCTGACATTATTTTCAAATGTCACTTATTTCTACAGACTTAGACGCCGTTGGGGAAACGGCGTGATGCGGATCGGATGACGGAGGCTATGGAGCGGATTCGGTTGATCCAGATTGATGCCCGTCACTAGCCTGTCGTTGTTTCTGACCTTTTGGACCGGCCTGTTGCATTATGTTGCTCCTCATTTCCTTGCAGGCTTCGGCCGGTAGCATGTATCGTACCTTGGCTGCAGTCGTTCTTTTTTTGTTGTTATGTGTTGAACCTGTTGGATCCTATCTTAtgggggctttattaatttaaagccgaacATTTTCGGTGTCTTCGTTCTAAAAAAGAGTGCAGTGTGAATGATTCGCCAGTTGCGGAGCCGGTGTCGCCTGATTTTAATCGACTTCACCAGCAGTGAGGGCACTAGGCAGCGGCCGCCGGCGGCGCTAATCTCCTAAGGTCACAAGTTAATCATGCTGGGGTTGGCTTGATTTAGGGTAACGACAGGGATCAAGTACTAGTCTACGGCCATGAGTGGGCTTTTGTATGGGCCTTTTTCCCAGATTTTTTCATAATCTCCGCTTGGGGGTTAATTGGGGCCTCCACAGCGGGAGGTCCTATTGGGCGCCTTCTGCGCCGGTTAAGGTTCCTGGCGCCCGCGCGCATCGCCTAGCGGGCCGGCCCAACAACCTCGCCAAAAATCGAACGCGGTAGAAAAACACTTGCGGGATGTGGGATTCGAACCAACGCGCCTAGGTACATAGGTGAAAGAAACGGCGGAGTAACCACTGCACCAGGACCGCCTACATGTTCATGATGCAAAAACAAACTTATTTAATACTTCTTCTAGTACAACATGAACATAAATTCTGTACCATAAAAATCATTTCGGAAAAGGAAAAcgtaaaaaaggaaaagaaaatcatAGTTTTGTAAtaaaagttcaattttaaaaaacgttggaattcaaaaaagttcatcaaatttaaagaAAAGCACGAATTAGAGAAAAAGTTAATCAATTCTGAAAAAAGTTCGTcgaatttgaaaaaatagttcatcaattctGAATatagttcacaaattttaaaaaagttcatctattttgaaaaaaagttcatcaaattttagaaATAGTTTATcagatttgagaaaagttcatagaattggaaaaaagttcattgaaatggaaaaaagttcatcatattcaaaaaaaacttcatggaatttcaaaaaagttcatcaaattgaaaataagttcatgcattttgaaaaataaaataagTTCATAtgtttgaaggaaacattcgcgaATTGCAAAAAGGAAAAAGGGACAGAGAAAAAAGAAACGAAAGGAGAAAATATGtaaaagaagaaaagagaagaaacatTTATCTGAACGCAAGAAGGTGTGGTTGCCGAGTGGTTAGTGCCCCTCACAGCCTAGTCGCTAATTACACGACGCTTCTGAATAAATCATCGATTGTTAGGGGGTCAGGCCCTGCTCGCCCCCGGCCTCCGCCACTGGGAGATGATATCACGTGCTATATTCAATCTTGACTGACGGTCGCTAATAAGATAAGTCCTTAGTGTTCTTTtgtccagccggttgtggctttgcgTTGTTTATTTTTTATTTCGCTTTTTTTGTGAGTTGTACTTTACATATCAGACTATTTGTTTTGTTGAACTTGCTTTAATAAAGTAGCTGCATGCATCTTTTCGATACAAAAGCCGGGGATGACCtccttttcagaaaaaaaaaacacCTCTTCCCTACGAAAGAAAGAAAAGGTTTTACATCTCATTCTTATGTGGAAAGTATTGAAAAGAAGCTACTCGATCGATCTCATTCTCATCTGGAAAGTAGGTTCTtctcaacaacaaaaaaatactggaaagTAGGTTTCTCTTACGAAATCCAAAACGGTTATATACAGATTAAGATTACAATGATCACGCCGTCAAGGAATATCCCAGATCAGATCAAAACCAACGAAGTGGGTGGGTGCTTCTGCGTCGAGCTATCGAGCACGCCATGGCCCGCCATGAGAGCACCGGCCCCTGGGGCCTAGACCTGTTCGAGGCCATCGCCATCTTCGTCGCCGGGATCGGCATGGCCGCGCTGGCCGTAGACGGCTACCGGAGGAACCCCAGCGTCGTCATCATCCTCCTAGGTGGTGCCCCCACCATCGTATTCTTCGCGATCGCTGCACGCGTGTGCACAGCTGCCCTTCGCAAAAGGAGAGACGCCGAGGGTGCCGGCGGCGACGACGGTGGCGACGTGGAAAGGGGATTGAATACCGTTGCCGGCCGTCAGCGCGAGCCCGTCGTCAGCCGTTTGCCGCCAAGCGCGCTTGCCCAACTCCACGCCATGTACGCGGAACGGGCACGCTCAGCTCAGGGCACCGATGACCTTGAGGAATGCGTTGTCTGCCTCGGCGAAGTGGGGAAAGGAGAGGAAACGAGGCGGCTGCCGGTGTGCCGGCACGTGTTCCACAGGCAATGCGTCGAGCGGTGGCTGATGGAGCGCTCGACGTGCCCGGTATGCCGGCGCATCGTGCTCCGCGAGTCCCCGAACACATGACGCTTTGCTTGAACTGTTTTGTGGATAACAgttggaacactttgtgtgttgcTTTCCTTGGGATGGTGAACTTGTATGAGAATCTCAAATTCTACCCGGTCGCTGTCGAGAGACCAGCGAATCAGGCACCACATGCAGTTCTGAGAGAAGATTTTGAAACAATCAATACATTTGTTTAGGGTGTTCCTCATGCATCCTGGCTAAGTTAATTTTTGCTGCAGTCTATTTTTCAGATTTAATTACTTAGTGCATCTCTAACGCCGACCCTTAAACGACCCGCGGACGTTCGGACCGCGTGGTCCTGATGTGTTTTGACATGCCTGCATCAGTCCGTTCGGCGGTACAAACACACTTCTCCAACAAACGGAAGATAAATTGGAGGGTTTTCGGGAGCGTCCGAATCGTTGCAACGTCCACGTCTGACTAACCTGCCCACCAAAAACCCCTTTCCTGCGCCCACTCGCGTTTACTTCGAAGCcagttgcccgcattcatgccggcccAAGGCAGAAGCGACCGCTCACTggagccggcattgaagcggcttGCCGCCCGCTGATCGCCGCCTTCTCTCTGCATTGAAACATCCATGCCGGCAGAGGCCACCCTGTAAATCCTCTGTGATCAATGTCGGCAACACGTCAGGCAGGAGGGGAAAGAAGCCATGCAGGCAAAGGCCGGCACGTCCGCAACCACCGCGGGCACCGAGGAAAAGTAGAtcatgggaggccgccgccactcgGGTCCCACGAAGGCCACCGCCACCACGTTGCCGGGTTACACAGCCGGCATTTTACCTGGTGAGCGGGGGCGTAGACCACAACAACCGTCTTCCCCTGCCCAAAAACCAACCTTGATTCGTGCTTCACGGAAGCGGAGGGAGGGTACTCTCACCCTCTCGCTGAAGCATACCCCTCTAGGGCATCCGACAGTCCGAGAGGActgccagacatgaggaagacaTGCCGTGGGAGTGGCGATCCGGCACAACTGGCTGTAGACTAGTTTTATCGTAGCGCGATATAGTTTGGTTAAAATATGCCGGAAATGTAAATGTTTTCGCCGGTTTGTATAAAAATCATCTGGTTTTCATGTAATTTGTCTGGTTAGTTTAATGAGTGTTTGAAATGTATGCAAATAGTGTTGGACGGCCGGTTTCCACATCCATATTCGTGGATTGGTCCTTTGTCCACGAA
This genomic window contains:
- the LOC123158035 gene encoding probable E3 ubiquitin-protein ligase ATL45, translating into MARHESTGPWGLDLFEAIAIFVAGIGMAALAVDGYRRNPSVVIILLGGAPTIVFFAIAARVCTAALRKRRDAEGAGGDDGGDVERGLNTVAGRQREPVVSRLPPSALAQLHAMYAERARSAQGTDDLEECVVCLGEVGKGEETRRLPVCRHVFHRQCVERWLMERSTCPVCRRIVLRESPNT